In Desulfosediminicola ganghwensis, a single window of DNA contains:
- the ftsA gene encoding cell division protein FtsA produces the protein MRENKELESVVHEPVDEIEPVDEQLEPVEREFGDIIVGLDIGTTKICCIVGEVFPGRVDVIGTGTVPSNGLRKGVVVNIESTVNSIKEAVRLAEESAGCNLRSSYVYVGIAGNHIKGFNSPGIVAVNNREIKKSDIDDVINAARTVKISENQRVIHVMPQEYMVDDHTGIQNPLGMTGVRLVTNVHIVTADIGAVHNLVTCCNKANLEVAELVLESIASAHAVLSPDEMELGVALVDIGGGTTDVAVFCEGTIRHTCEIGLGGHNLTNDLSVGLRTPLQEAERLKEDYGGAISSIIKPNLVVDVPTVGDRQPRKVTQKVLVDILEARTIEILEMIDRELVASGQKNKINGGIVITGGTALLANIIDLAEQIFDLPVRIGYPSGVCGKLDEIHSPRCTTATGLVLFGRNKNSEIQNREPSALDKLKGWVKKIM, from the coding sequence ATGAGAGAAAACAAAGAACTTGAGTCGGTCGTACACGAACCGGTAGACGAAATCGAGCCGGTAGATGAACAACTTGAACCGGTTGAGAGGGAGTTTGGTGATATCATTGTCGGTCTTGATATCGGTACCACCAAAATCTGTTGTATTGTCGGTGAGGTCTTTCCGGGCAGGGTTGACGTAATCGGCACCGGCACAGTACCGTCAAACGGTCTCAGGAAAGGTGTAGTCGTCAATATCGAGTCAACCGTGAACTCCATAAAGGAGGCGGTGCGCCTGGCGGAAGAGTCGGCTGGATGCAATCTTCGTTCGAGTTATGTCTATGTCGGCATCGCAGGCAATCACATTAAAGGTTTTAATAGTCCGGGTATTGTGGCGGTAAATAATAGGGAGATCAAAAAGTCGGATATTGACGATGTGATCAATGCCGCCAGGACTGTGAAAATTTCCGAGAACCAGCGCGTTATTCATGTAATGCCACAGGAGTACATGGTTGATGATCATACCGGCATTCAGAACCCTCTGGGGATGACCGGTGTAAGGCTGGTAACAAATGTACATATCGTCACCGCGGATATCGGAGCAGTACACAATCTGGTGACCTGCTGCAACAAGGCAAATCTTGAAGTTGCCGAGCTGGTACTGGAGTCTATAGCTTCAGCCCATGCGGTCCTCAGCCCTGATGAGATGGAACTAGGGGTAGCGCTGGTTGATATTGGTGGCGGCACTACAGATGTAGCGGTTTTTTGTGAAGGTACCATCCGTCATACCTGTGAGATTGGTCTCGGTGGACACAACCTTACCAACGATCTCTCTGTGGGGCTCAGGACTCCCCTGCAGGAGGCGGAGCGCTTGAAGGAAGATTATGGTGGGGCTATCTCATCAATTATCAAGCCGAATCTCGTGGTGGACGTACCAACTGTCGGAGACAGACAGCCCCGAAAGGTTACCCAGAAGGTGCTGGTTGACATTCTCGAGGCCAGGACCATTGAAATTCTTGAAATGATTGATCGGGAGCTTGTTGCCAGTGGCCAGAAAAATAAGATAAATGGCGGTATCGTCATCACTGGCGGAACCGCGCTGCTGGCAAATATTATCGATTTAGCAGAACAAATTTTTGATTTGCCTGTCCGTATAGGATATCCGTCAGGTGTTTGTGGTAAATTGGACGAGATTCACTCGCCACGTTGTACTACCGCGACCGGCCTGGTGCTATTTGGCAGGAACAAAAATAGCGAAATTCAGAACAGGGAACCATCGGCTCTGGACAAGCTGAAAGGCTGGGTCAAAAAAATCATGTGA